One Rhodospirillales bacterium DNA segment encodes these proteins:
- a CDS encoding tripartite tricarboxylate transporter permease yields the protein MIDTMLGTFVQLLTTPYILWMMLLGTLIGIFFGAVPGLGGRLAIAVTIPFIFGKEMIPGAVFLLSMHAVTGTSGQISSIMFGVPGTGDDAATIVDGYPMAKKGEAGVALGASLMASGIGGVLGAVVLAVLIPVIEPIVLKFSPAEFFFLALLGITFVAFVSGSAIFKGMVVGLYGMMLSFIGMDPQTGIARYSDEFLFLWDGLDLITAVLALFAVPEMIHLGVKGGSISAVSKEMADTGVRAQLKGCVITFKHWWLMLRCSMIGAFIGILPGLGGSAAAWICYGHAVQSSKNPETFGKGDVRGVIAPESATNSKEGGSLLPTLFFGVPGSSGMAILLGAFLILGIQPGPMMLTTQLDLVWILIWALVISNLVAVVILLFITRWVALLTFLRGGILIPIVLIVTVLGTLLAKGQWENVIMLGILSMIGYGLLKYDWPRPPFAIGIVLGKIAEGSLHKAWALWGWDFFLRPLSIILMTLIIATISFAVYRGRMDRIEREKKNVSA from the coding sequence ATGATTGACACAATGCTCGGCACGTTTGTCCAGCTTCTGACAACGCCTTACATTCTATGGATGATGCTGCTGGGAACGCTCATTGGCATTTTCTTCGGCGCTGTCCCGGGTCTTGGCGGTCGGTTGGCCATTGCGGTTACCATCCCCTTTATCTTTGGCAAGGAAATGATCCCCGGAGCGGTCTTCCTGCTTTCCATGCACGCGGTCACCGGAACCAGCGGGCAGATTTCTTCCATTATGTTTGGTGTCCCCGGTACCGGTGACGATGCCGCGACTATTGTTGATGGTTATCCTATGGCCAAAAAGGGTGAAGCGGGTGTCGCACTTGGGGCATCCTTGATGGCATCAGGGATTGGTGGCGTGTTGGGCGCAGTTGTCCTCGCTGTCTTGATCCCGGTGATTGAACCCATCGTCTTGAAATTCAGCCCGGCCGAATTTTTCTTCCTCGCCCTTCTTGGCATTACCTTTGTGGCTTTTGTTTCTGGTTCCGCCATCTTCAAAGGCATGGTGGTTGGCCTGTATGGCATGATGCTGTCCTTTATTGGGATGGACCCACAAACCGGGATTGCACGGTATTCAGACGAATTTCTATTCCTGTGGGATGGGCTTGACCTGATCACGGCGGTTCTGGCCTTGTTTGCGGTGCCGGAAATGATCCACCTTGGCGTCAAGGGTGGCTCCATTTCTGCCGTATCAAAAGAAATGGCAGATACCGGAGTGCGCGCCCAGTTAAAGGGCTGCGTGATTACGTTCAAACACTGGTGGCTGATGCTGCGGTGTTCCATGATTGGTGCCTTTATTGGCATTTTGCCGGGCCTTGGCGGATCAGCCGCAGCCTGGATTTGCTATGGCCATGCGGTACAGAGTTCCAAAAACCCTGAAACCTTCGGCAAAGGTGATGTGCGCGGTGTGATTGCACCAGAATCGGCTACCAATTCAAAAGAAGGCGGCTCCCTACTCCCCACCCTGTTCTTTGGCGTTCCCGGAAGTTCCGGCATGGCCATCTTGTTGGGCGCTTTCCTGATCCTTGGGATTCAACCGGGCCCCATGATGTTGACCACGCAGCTGGATCTGGTTTGGATTTTGATCTGGGCACTGGTGATTTCTAATCTGGTGGCGGTGGTGATCTTGCTGTTTATCACCCGCTGGGTTGCGTTGCTGACCTTCTTGCGCGGTGGCATTCTTATTCCCATCGTTCTCATTGTTACCGTGCTTGGCACGCTGCTGGCCAAGGGCCAATGGGAGAATGTCATCATGCTTGGCATCCTTTCGATGATCGGCTACGGGCTTTTGAAATATGACTGGCCACGTCCGCCCTTTGCCATCGGCATTGTCCTTGGCAAAATTGCTGAAGGATCACTGCACAAGGCCTGGGCACTTTGGGGCTGGGATTTCTTCTTACGTCCCCTTTCCATTATTCTTATGACCCTGATCATCGCCACCATCAGTTTCGCTGTTTATCGCGGGCGCATGGATCGCATCGAGCGGGAGAAAAAAAATGTCAGCGCATAA
- a CDS encoding ornithine cyclodeaminase family protein: MTLILSNDDVEQLLTMPDCIAALEDAYVELAEGRGITRTRSDCIAPTSHSPEAVYGLKSMDGVLPKQRVSAIRINSDIVTNPTIGNVQRRVKVPAAPNDRYVGLVLLFSTDNGEPLAIFPDGVLQHIRVGATNGLGVKYMARENSKSVGLLGSGWQAETQLTAVCSVRDIDEIKCFSPNQENREAFSTRMSEVLDIEVRPVDHPEDAMNGVDIAMCGTNSIDPIFFKDWIEPGMHLSCIKKPEIDPEAIKAADKVAVHTHENTPQIVVAKGAHFQEESKGRAWNASKELDFTSFASLPDLITGRAKGRENDEEVTCFLNNLGLGYQFAAAGAVIYARAMEQGMGNALPTDWFTETVHP; this comes from the coding sequence ATGACCCTGATCCTTTCCAATGACGACGTTGAACAACTTTTGACCATGCCCGATTGCATCGCGGCGTTGGAAGATGCCTATGTCGAGCTGGCAGAGGGCCGCGGCATCACCCGGACCCGGTCTGACTGCATTGCGCCCACCAGCCACTCGCCCGAAGCCGTGTACGGCCTGAAATCCATGGACGGGGTCCTTCCCAAACAACGGGTCAGCGCCATTCGCATCAATTCAGATATTGTCACCAACCCAACCATTGGCAATGTTCAGCGCCGGGTCAAGGTACCCGCCGCCCCCAATGATCGTTATGTCGGTCTGGTGCTTTTGTTTTCCACAGACAATGGCGAACCCTTGGCGATTTTCCCAGATGGTGTGTTGCAGCACATCCGGGTTGGGGCCACCAACGGCCTTGGGGTTAAATATATGGCCCGGGAAAATTCCAAATCGGTTGGCCTGTTGGGGTCTGGCTGGCAGGCAGAAACCCAATTAACGGCCGTCTGTTCTGTGCGCGACATTGATGAAATCAAGTGTTTTTCCCCCAATCAGGAAAACCGCGAAGCCTTTTCCACGCGCATGAGCGAGGTTCTGGATATCGAAGTGCGCCCTGTTGACCATCCCGAAGATGCCATGAATGGTGTCGATATTGCCATGTGTGGCACCAATTCCATTGATCCCATCTTTTTCAAAGACTGGATTGAACCGGGCATGCATTTGTCGTGCATCAAAAAGCCGGAAATTGACCCCGAAGCCATCAAGGCCGCAGATAAAGTGGCGGTCCACACCCACGAAAATACCCCCCAGATCGTCGTTGCCAAAGGGGCCCATTTTCAGGAAGAAAGCAAAGGCCGCGCCTGGAATGCATCCAAAGAACTCGATTTCACATCCTTCGCCTCCCTGCCCGACCTGATTACCGGGCGCGCCAAAGGCCGGGAAAATGATGAAGAGGTTACCTGTTTCCTGAATAATCTGGGCCTTGGCTATCAATTTGCCGCAGCAGGGGCCGTCATCTACGCCCGCGCGATGGAACAAGGCATGGGTAATGCCCTGCCAACCGATTGGTTCACCGAAACCGTTCACCCGTAA
- a CDS encoding ornithine cyclodeaminase family protein encodes MTWIFNNADLDQVLTMDDCIDVLDQGYRDLAEGIGGNRSRAEIISPTGSGTDDGTVYALKSMDGVHAPSGFASIRLNSDILSWQEVAGSTRRVKVPAAPGNRYVGLVLLFSTKNGEPLAIFPDGLVQRMRVGATSGLGARYLAREDAHTVGLIGSGWQAGAQAMAICAVRDITEIRCFSPNEANRKAFAKDMTERLGIPVIATNSIDDAINKADVVLCATSAIDPVLGHNAIRPGVHYATIKPAEIAPQAINAIDRAVVHLRDNVPAIVRTSGVELAEDKKGALGPDEQINEAQMPELTDLLINPTMGRQNATESTCFLNYSGIGYQFTMVGALAYQKAIEAGLGHELPTDWFTQIEHP; translated from the coding sequence ATGACCTGGATTTTCAACAATGCCGATCTGGACCAGGTCCTTACCATGGACGATTGCATCGACGTCCTGGATCAGGGCTATCGCGATTTGGCAGAAGGCATTGGTGGGAACCGGTCGCGGGCAGAAATTATTTCACCAACCGGTTCCGGTACCGATGACGGAACGGTCTATGCGCTTAAATCCATGGATGGGGTTCATGCCCCATCGGGCTTTGCCAGCATCCGGTTAAATTCCGATATTCTAAGCTGGCAGGAAGTGGCGGGATCAACCCGCCGGGTCAAGGTGCCGGCAGCGCCTGGGAACCGATATGTCGGATTGGTGTTGTTGTTTTCGACTAAAAATGGCGAGCCACTGGCGATTTTTCCTGATGGGTTGGTCCAACGCATGCGCGTCGGGGCGACCTCTGGTCTTGGGGCGCGCTACCTTGCCCGAGAAGACGCCCACACGGTCGGGCTGATCGGTTCTGGTTGGCAGGCCGGGGCCCAGGCCATGGCCATTTGCGCCGTTCGTGACATCACGGAAATCCGGTGCTTTTCCCCCAATGAAGCCAATCGCAAAGCCTTTGCCAAAGACATGACCGAAAGGTTGGGCATTCCAGTGATTGCCACAAATTCCATTGATGATGCCATCAACAAGGCCGATGTCGTCCTGTGTGCCACAAGTGCCATTGACCCTGTTCTGGGCCATAATGCCATCCGGCCCGGGGTTCATTACGCCACCATCAAGCCTGCGGAAATTGCACCCCAGGCCATCAATGCCATTGACCGGGCCGTGGTTCATCTGCGCGACAATGTGCCCGCCATTGTCAGGACCTCCGGGGTTGAATTGGCAGAAGACAAAAAGGGCGCCCTTGGCCCTGATGAACAAATCAATGAAGCCCAAATGCCTGAACTAACCGATCTTTTAATCAACCCCACCATGGGCCGCCAAAATGCTACAGAGAGCACCTGCTTTCTTAATTATTCCGGCATTGGGTATCAGTTCACCATGGTCGGTGCGCTGGCCTATCAAAAGGCCATTGAAGCGGGTTTGGGCCATGAATTGCCCACCGACTGGTTTACCCAGATCGAACACCCGTAA
- a CDS encoding tripartite tricarboxylate transporter permease, giving the protein MLASAGDALVIISDPSRLMFLAGGVIIGLMLGVIPGLGGIVGMALLLPFTFDMDKFAAFAFLLGMGSVTTTSDTIPAVLFGVPGTTGSAATVLDGHPMARNGEAGRAFGAAYTASMMGGLFGALLLAVSIPILRPVMLYLGSPELLSFSVFGLSMVAVLSGSSPMRGVAAACFGLLVAMIGSDPQTGTLRWTLDSLYLWDGLPIVPVTIGLFALPELADMGITRSSIATDSTKIDTKTGQWQGVRDTFKNWWLVIRVAWLGAALGAIPGLGAAIVDWVAYGHAARTEKGAEETFGKGDVRGVLASEGANNAKEGGALVPTIAFGVPGSASMAILLGAFLIHGLIPGPDMLTKHLDVTYSMVWSVAIANVLGAGLCFMFSNQFARLALVRYSIIMPMILCIVFIGAFQGSRQWGDIYTLLLFGSGGWIMKRLGWPRPPVILGVVLGDIVERYMFISVERYGTEWIFPTSLENARWVVLFMFAISIYGLLRPLIKEWGMAGGAGGIVREFDMTAPRMDLQTMFYIFFIGLFGYMMWEASGWNHDARIVPNIVGYFALGILAISFFTHTFRTKAPTAADGSESEVRRTLHLDLAVRGADMPKKEIASRAIQYMAWLLTYVALAALVGMIFSLLIFIILYMKIEGKEPWKITLICAFSMFTFSAILFDELLALPWPQAYFVDVFVYGKEAGINLWNHFFLE; this is encoded by the coding sequence ATGCTGGCAAGTGCAGGTGATGCACTTGTTATTATCTCTGATCCGTCACGGCTGATGTTTCTTGCCGGCGGCGTGATCATCGGTCTGATGCTGGGGGTTATCCCTGGTCTTGGGGGGATTGTGGGGATGGCGCTGTTGCTGCCATTTACCTTTGACATGGACAAATTTGCAGCCTTTGCATTCTTGTTGGGCATGGGCTCCGTGACAACAACGTCGGATACGATCCCGGCGGTGTTATTCGGGGTGCCAGGGACAACAGGATCGGCGGCAACCGTTCTTGATGGGCATCCAATGGCCAGAAATGGCGAAGCGGGACGCGCTTTTGGCGCAGCCTATACCGCTTCAATGATGGGTGGCCTTTTCGGTGCCCTGTTGTTGGCCGTTTCCATTCCAATTCTTCGTCCTGTGATGCTCTATCTTGGCTCACCTGAACTGTTGTCATTCTCAGTCTTTGGGCTGTCGATGGTGGCTGTGCTGTCCGGTTCATCGCCAATGCGTGGTGTTGCGGCGGCTTGTTTCGGGTTGCTGGTGGCCATGATCGGGTCCGATCCACAGACGGGAACCCTGCGCTGGACGCTTGATTCCCTCTATCTGTGGGATGGATTACCGATTGTTCCGGTCACCATTGGCCTGTTCGCGCTTCCTGAATTGGCCGATATGGGGATCACCAGATCATCCATTGCGACAGATTCAACGAAAATCGATACCAAAACCGGACAGTGGCAAGGTGTTAGAGACACCTTTAAAAACTGGTGGCTGGTTATTCGGGTTGCCTGGCTGGGTGCCGCCCTTGGGGCCATTCCAGGTCTTGGTGCTGCCATCGTTGACTGGGTGGCTTATGGCCATGCGGCACGGACAGAAAAAGGTGCAGAAGAAACCTTCGGCAAGGGCGACGTTCGCGGCGTTCTGGCATCAGAAGGTGCCAACAACGCCAAAGAGGGCGGAGCACTTGTGCCGACCATCGCCTTTGGTGTGCCGGGTTCTGCCTCTATGGCAATCCTGTTGGGCGCATTCCTGATCCACGGCCTGATCCCGGGTCCTGACATGTTGACCAAGCATCTGGATGTTACGTATTCCATGGTGTGGTCAGTGGCCATTGCCAACGTGTTGGGTGCGGGTCTCTGCTTCATGTTCTCGAACCAGTTCGCACGTTTGGCGTTGGTTCGGTATTCCATCATCATGCCAATGATCCTGTGCATCGTGTTTATCGGTGCATTCCAGGGGTCACGTCAGTGGGGTGACATTTACACCTTGCTGTTGTTTGGTTCAGGTGGCTGGATTATGAAGCGCCTTGGCTGGCCACGTCCCCCAGTTATTCTGGGTGTGGTTCTGGGTGATATCGTTGAACGCTATATGTTCATTTCGGTGGAACGCTATGGCACGGAGTGGATTTTCCCAACATCACTGGAAAATGCACGTTGGGTCGTACTGTTCATGTTCGCAATATCCATCTATGGCCTGTTGCGGCCGTTGATCAAGGAATGGGGCATGGCCGGTGGTGCCGGTGGAATTGTCAGGGAATTTGACATGACCGCCCCTCGCATGGATCTCCAGACAATGTTCTACATCTTCTTTATTGGCCTGTTTGGCTACATGATGTGGGAAGCATCGGGCTGGAACCATGATGCGCGGATCGTACCAAACATTGTTGGTTACTTCGCTCTTGGTATCCTTGCGATCAGCTTCTTCACCCATACATTCCGGACCAAAGCGCCCACAGCGGCAGATGGTTCAGAAAGTGAAGTTCGCCGTACACTGCATCTTGATCTTGCAGTTCGCGGGGCAGATATGCCAAAGAAAGAAATTGCATCCCGTGCCATTCAGTATATGGCCTGGTTGCTAACTTACGTGGCTTTGGCAGCGTTGGTCGGAATGATCTTCTCGTTGCTTATCTTCATCATTCTTTATATGAAAATTGAAGGTAAGGAACCGTGGAAAATTACTCTGATCTGTGCTTTTTCCATGTTTACGTTCTCAGCTATTCTGTTTGATGAACTGTTGGCACTTCCGTGGCCACAGGCTTATTTCGTAGACGTATTTGTCTACGGAAAAGAAGCAGGCATCAATCTATGGAACCATTTCTTCCTAGAATAG
- a CDS encoding UbiX family flavin prenyltransferase — translation MRRIVIGMSGASGAIYGIRMLEVLKHADDVETHLILSPSTGQTISDETDMTVTEVKDLADVVYNYKDIGASLSSGSYRHDGMLVAPCSVKTLSGIVNSYDDNLLTRAADVALKEKRRVVLMVRETPLHLGHLELMARASRYGAVVMPPVPAFYHRPQTIDDIVNQSVGKALDLFDISHTLFKRWKETENTA, via the coding sequence ATGCGTAGAATAGTCATCGGCATGTCAGGCGCGTCAGGCGCAATATATGGCATTCGGATGCTTGAGGTTCTCAAGCATGCTGATGATGTGGAAACGCATCTTATTCTGTCGCCATCAACGGGTCAGACGATCAGTGATGAAACTGACATGACGGTAACTGAGGTCAAGGACTTGGCCGATGTTGTCTATAATTACAAGGACATCGGGGCGTCTCTTTCCAGCGGGTCTTATCGTCACGATGGCATGCTGGTGGCGCCTTGTTCAGTCAAAACACTCTCGGGCATTGTCAATTCGTATGATGACAATTTGTTGACCCGGGCTGCAGACGTTGCGTTGAAGGAAAAGCGGCGGGTTGTCCTGATGGTCAGGGAAACCCCATTGCATCTTGGCCATCTAGAGTTGATGGCCAGGGCTTCGCGTTATGGTGCGGTGGTGATGCCACCGGTTCCGGCCTTTTATCATCGGCCACAAACAATTGACGACATCGTTAATCAGAGTGTGGGAAAAGCACTTGATCTTTTTGATATTTCCCACACACTTTTCAAACGATGGAAAGAAACTGAAAATACAGCATAA
- a CDS encoding thiamine pyrophosphate-binding protein, whose amino-acid sequence MATTKKTASKKPFRKPIPNPKKPKVKRAGAGGFNSDVIVDMLHMYDMPYAALNPGASYRGLHDSIVNYGGNYPHMMLCTHEETAVQIAHGYARATNTPMVAIVHNLVGLLHSNMAIYYAYIDRAPIFIIGATGPLNETRRRPKIDWIHSANGQGATIREYVKFDAQPATVDGIPESFARAFSVMMTQPNGPIYMCYDAWLQEESLERKIALPPKDAVKVPAKMSPDARELEKAAEMLVKAKNPMLLAEYAGRSVEGYDALIELANTVQAGVFDLDARCNFPGVHPLNLSMIDGVWDDVDLIVGLDVEDWERPTTKLVSTTRTLKPKTPKGCKYVDIGFGELKISGWSLDYQRLMPFSLRIIGDTDLAIPMLTAACKRLIAKGGPALKKRLKARGEKIGKKTAAAKTVWRKAGQNKKLRAMSPIPHAVLATEIWEVIKEEDWVLSAGALEDWARKIWTFDEHYRRPGKSLGTSTQIGLSLGAALANRDKGRLVVDIQPDGDLMFDAGSLWIAAKHKLPMLIVMYNNRAYYNDWEHQIRMAQLRKTSVDKAHIGMDLCDPDPDFAGLARAMGWYGEGPIDRCEDIQPALRRAIARVKAGQPALVDTITQRRDAFAT is encoded by the coding sequence ATGGCGACGACAAAAAAGACGGCATCAAAGAAGCCCTTCCGTAAACCCATTCCCAATCCGAAAAAGCCAAAGGTCAAGCGCGCAGGCGCTGGTGGGTTTAATTCCGATGTCATCGTCGACATGCTCCATATGTACGACATGCCCTATGCGGCCCTTAATCCTGGTGCCAGTTATCGCGGCTTGCATGATTCCATCGTCAATTACGGCGGCAACTATCCGCATATGATGTTGTGTACCCATGAAGAAACGGCAGTTCAGATTGCCCATGGTTATGCCCGGGCAACGAACACCCCCATGGTCGCCATTGTTCACAATCTGGTTGGTTTGCTGCATTCCAATATGGCGATTTACTATGCCTATATTGATCGCGCACCGATCTTCATCATTGGCGCAACGGGTCCGTTGAATGAAACCCGTCGTCGTCCAAAGATTGACTGGATTCATAGCGCCAACGGCCAGGGTGCAACAATTCGCGAATATGTGAAATTTGATGCCCAGCCAGCGACGGTCGATGGTATTCCAGAATCCTTTGCCAGAGCCTTTTCGGTCATGATGACACAGCCCAATGGCCCAATTTACATGTGCTATGACGCGTGGCTTCAGGAAGAAAGCCTGGAACGTAAAATTGCCCTTCCGCCAAAAGATGCGGTCAAGGTTCCAGCCAAGATGTCGCCTGATGCGCGGGAGCTGGAAAAAGCGGCTGAGATGCTGGTTAAAGCCAAAAACCCAATGCTTTTGGCTGAATATGCGGGCCGTTCCGTAGAAGGCTATGATGCCTTGATTGAACTGGCCAATACCGTTCAGGCTGGTGTTTTCGATCTTGATGCCCGCTGTAATTTTCCGGGTGTCCATCCTCTGAACTTGTCCATGATTGATGGTGTGTGGGACGATGTTGATCTGATTGTTGGTCTTGATGTGGAAGATTGGGAACGCCCCACCACCAAGCTGGTTTCCACCACCCGGACGTTGAAGCCCAAGACCCCCAAAGGGTGTAAATATGTGGATATCGGCTTTGGCGAGCTGAAAATTTCGGGTTGGTCCCTTGATTATCAGCGTTTGATGCCATTCAGCCTGCGCATTATTGGCGACACAGACCTTGCCATTCCCATGTTGACGGCTGCTTGCAAGCGCCTGATTGCAAAGGGTGGCCCGGCTTTGAAAAAGCGCCTGAAAGCCCGTGGTGAAAAAATCGGTAAAAAGACCGCCGCTGCCAAGACCGTTTGGCGCAAGGCTGGTCAGAACAAGAAGTTGCGGGCCATGTCCCCGATCCCCCATGCGGTGCTGGCCACCGAAATCTGGGAGGTTATCAAGGAAGAGGACTGGGTCCTTTCAGCCGGTGCATTGGAAGATTGGGCGCGTAAAATCTGGACCTTTGATGAACATTACCGTCGTCCGGGCAAGTCATTGGGTACATCCACCCAGATTGGCCTGTCACTGGGTGCCGCGTTGGCAAACCGGGACAAGGGGCGTCTGGTCGTCGATATTCAGCCCGACGGTGATTTGATGTTTGATGCCGGTTCCTTGTGGATTGCCGCCAAACACAAACTGCCCATGTTGATCGTTATGTATAACAACCGTGCCTATTACAACGATTGGGAACACCAAATTCGTATGGCGCAATTGCGTAAAACATCGGTCGATAAGGCCCACATCGGTATGGACCTTTGCGATCCAGATCCCGACTTTGCAGGTCTTGCCCGCGCCATGGGTTGGTACGGTGAAGGCCCGATCGATCGTTGTGAAGACATTCAGCCTGCGTTGCGCCGGGCAATTGCCCGTGTCAAAGCAGGCCAACCAGCGTTGGTTGATACCATCACCCAGCGCCGTGATGCCTTTGCAACTTAA